In Bacteriovorax stolpii, a single genomic region encodes these proteins:
- a CDS encoding SRPBCC family protein — MSAKNKPNEIYIERIYDAPVKIVWEAWTDPDQVAKWWGPRGFTHTTKSKDFRPGGKWIYTMHGPDGVDWPNITTYHEIIPYSRLMYDHGGNEERDALFRVTVNFIELKNDKTKMEMWMAFPDPEAAKEIGKHIRKAGGNATWDRLAEHLEKRSSGKEKFVINRTFEAPIALVFDMFTKPEHFTKWLAPTGMDMVYLKNDIKVGDYTICKMSDAQGFTLYNKAQYKEITQPNRIVYTQEFCDEKGNITKAPFDPNWPTTMQTTVTLIEENPTLTRVTVSWELVGDFTQIELETFIKEKGGMTVGWTGSFDKLEEYLKNI, encoded by the coding sequence ATGAGCGCAAAAAATAAACCGAATGAGATCTACATTGAAAGAATTTACGATGCTCCAGTGAAAATTGTTTGGGAAGCCTGGACAGACCCGGATCAGGTGGCGAAATGGTGGGGGCCTCGTGGTTTTACACACACAACGAAAAGCAAAGATTTTCGCCCTGGTGGAAAATGGATTTATACAATGCATGGACCAGATGGAGTGGATTGGCCAAATATTACAACTTATCACGAAATCATTCCCTACTCTCGCCTGATGTATGATCACGGAGGCAACGAAGAAAGAGATGCTCTTTTTAGAGTGACAGTGAACTTTATCGAATTAAAAAATGATAAAACAAAAATGGAAATGTGGATGGCTTTCCCAGATCCTGAAGCAGCAAAAGAAATCGGTAAACATATCAGGAAAGCTGGTGGAAACGCCACTTGGGATCGTCTTGCTGAACATCTTGAGAAAAGATCTTCAGGAAAAGAAAAGTTTGTTATCAACCGCACTTTCGAAGCTCCGATCGCCCTTGTCTTTGATATGTTCACAAAACCAGAACATTTCACTAAGTGGCTTGCTCCCACTGGTATGGACATGGTCTATTTAAAAAATGACATCAAAGTTGGTGACTATACGATTTGTAAAATGAGCGACGCTCAAGGCTTCACTCTTTACAATAAAGCACAGTATAAAGAAATTACGCAACCTAACCGCATCGTCTACACGCAAGAGTTCTGCGATGAAAAAGGAAATATCACCAAGGCCCCTTTTGATCCAAACTGGCCGACAACAATGCAGACAACGGTAACCTTAATAGAAGAAAATCCAACACTCACTCGCGTGACAGTGAGCTGGGAACTTGTCGGAGACTTTACTCAAATTGAACTTGAAACTTTTATTAAAGAAAAAGGTGGCATGACTGTTGGATGGACAGGATCATTCGATAAGCTTGAAGAGTATTTAAAAAATATCTAA
- a CDS encoding ArsR/SmtB family transcription factor — MQTDQLSLTFSALADPTRRAILAQLSGGEASVTDLAKPFLKDMSLPAITKHLKVLERAGLITKTKEAQWRPCKLNAEALKDATEWMEQYRIFWEESLDRLDEYLKTVTSQNNKKNKPTKKGKKS; from the coding sequence ATGCAAACAGACCAACTAAGCCTAACCTTCTCCGCACTCGCTGATCCAACCAGAAGAGCGATACTTGCTCAACTCTCTGGGGGAGAAGCGAGTGTAACGGATTTAGCAAAACCATTTTTAAAAGATATGAGTCTCCCAGCGATCACCAAGCATTTAAAAGTTCTGGAGCGAGCGGGACTTATTACAAAAACAAAGGAGGCCCAATGGAGGCCATGTAAGCTCAATGCTGAAGCCCTCAAAGATGCCACTGAATGGATGGAGCAATACCGCATCTTCTGGGAAGAAAGTCTTGATCGCCTTGATGAATATTTAAAAACTGTTACTTCGCAAAATAATAAAAAAAATAAACCTACTAAAAAAGGGAAGAAGTCATGA
- a CDS encoding L,D-transpeptidase, translating into MKVLEFIFLTILFALPIKPVIGQEMNPYTVGAYDKIYYIATNGLRVRSTPEDSAKVMGLLNLNDKVRLISIDLINNKYVEIEVVSSNAKLIDAEHYYVVFEYLLDRPQDYKEFNGKLFVVINVASETLRVYERQCMDDSCPHKMIMETEVVVGEDKDLSAAEKGKGRSILGSYRVTGWTKFYQDAEGHYPAWYKDGYPMPPAIGDNDWRDWFKGKYMPDGKDGEKEGKMRGAFGWYAAFVSPNPFGQWMHGTLGWGEDKDKYIKKTKKFMINVVSNPRSSGCTRNNNEAIAYLRQVIETGTPVIKIYAREALMDPSLRNYRGVTRQWKYIMTKTAGLRADRAEVMKTLGLNDRDVDAYWKTYRDGGSIIIDPANKLNQILEVGTYDLDTEPTAFPFTERKKILGKWRATGRNGNVYGLKNEEMSTGVFYVDSGFLNGYRHPLAKMETSGFLDEVTPSWMNMAKLR; encoded by the coding sequence ATGAAAGTTTTAGAATTTATTTTTCTCACGATTTTATTTGCACTGCCTATCAAACCTGTAATTGGGCAAGAGATGAATCCGTACACTGTTGGTGCTTACGATAAGATTTATTATATCGCCACCAATGGGCTTAGAGTTCGCTCCACTCCAGAAGACAGCGCCAAAGTCATGGGGCTTTTAAATCTCAATGATAAAGTCCGTCTGATTAGCATAGATCTTATTAATAACAAGTACGTTGAAATTGAAGTTGTTAGCTCAAACGCGAAGCTGATCGATGCTGAACATTACTACGTCGTCTTCGAATATCTTTTAGACAGACCACAAGATTATAAAGAATTTAATGGAAAACTTTTTGTGGTTATCAATGTGGCCAGTGAAACTCTTCGCGTTTACGAAAGACAATGCATGGATGATTCTTGTCCACACAAAATGATTATGGAAACAGAAGTCGTTGTTGGTGAGGACAAAGATCTTTCGGCCGCAGAAAAAGGAAAGGGACGTTCAATTCTTGGTTCATACCGAGTGACTGGATGGACGAAGTTTTATCAGGATGCTGAAGGACATTATCCTGCCTGGTATAAAGATGGTTATCCAATGCCACCAGCGATTGGAGATAATGACTGGAGAGACTGGTTTAAGGGCAAGTACATGCCAGATGGAAAGGATGGTGAGAAGGAAGGAAAAATGCGTGGTGCTTTTGGTTGGTACGCAGCTTTTGTTTCTCCCAACCCATTTGGACAATGGATGCACGGAACTCTTGGTTGGGGTGAAGACAAAGATAAGTATATCAAGAAAACAAAAAAATTCATGATCAACGTTGTTTCAAACCCAAGAAGTTCTGGTTGTACAAGAAATAACAACGAGGCCATTGCTTATTTAAGGCAGGTTATTGAAACGGGAACTCCGGTGATTAAAATTTATGCTCGAGAAGCTTTAATGGACCCAAGCTTAAGAAATTATCGTGGAGTGACTCGTCAGTGGAAATACATCATGACAAAAACAGCGGGGCTTCGCGCAGACAGAGCTGAAGTGATGAAAACACTTGGTCTTAATGACCGTGATGTCGATGCTTATTGGAAAACGTATAGAGATGGTGGCTCAATCATTATTGATCCAGCAAACAAATTAAATCAAATTCTTGAAGTTGGAACATACGATCTCGATACAGAGCCGACAGCTTTCCCATTCACAGAACGCAAAAAAATTCTTGGGAAATGGAGAGCGACAGGAAGAAATGGAAACGTTTACGGTCTAAAAAATGAAGAGATGTCGACTGGTGTTTTCTATGTAGACTCGGGATTTCTCAATGGATACCGCCATCCACTGGCGAAGATGGAGACATCGGGATTTCTCGATGAAGTCACGCCATCGTGGATGAATATGGCGAAATTAAGATAA
- a CDS encoding M23 family metallopeptidase, which translates to MTKTFLCLMLLMSFSQSVQAEEKASAVLSRYGFKAQEISALEKKIPELDELIISSEHQTFVGPEYNASNFTLKLYDQDSNDIYTVMKSDSLVDVEKSDGVFESEIKRIEGEIRGTLYDTLMNDVGVEKIATQMSEAFKEDFSTTKGLRVNASYSMDVRQYYENGRLVKQGSVLQASLIIGHALSKKILKIDPETFAWKLLSEDYELADKPFYAPVRSSRVSSLFQLNRRHPVTRRHQPHNGIDFVAPSGTPVYPALEGEVVTMARTRSKGKFVTILHDNGYQTTYIHLKKFQKGLRVGMRVNMEDQIGQVGRTGYATGAHLHFGVIRDGFFVNPINLVKSYCYDQKDQHENMNMEQEDLGILEGDLLPSDEAEE; encoded by the coding sequence ATGACTAAAACATTCTTATGCCTAATGCTGTTGATGTCTTTTTCTCAAAGTGTCCAAGCAGAAGAAAAAGCTTCTGCTGTTCTTAGCCGTTATGGATTTAAGGCCCAGGAAATTTCAGCTCTCGAAAAGAAAATTCCAGAACTAGACGAACTCATCATTTCTTCTGAACATCAGACTTTTGTTGGCCCAGAATATAATGCTTCAAATTTCACTCTAAAACTTTACGACCAGGATTCAAACGATATTTATACAGTTATGAAATCTGATTCGTTAGTTGATGTTGAAAAGTCTGACGGTGTTTTTGAATCAGAGATCAAAAGAATTGAAGGCGAAATCCGCGGAACACTTTACGACACTTTAATGAACGATGTGGGCGTGGAAAAAATTGCGACCCAAATGAGCGAAGCTTTTAAAGAAGACTTCTCAACAACAAAAGGCCTGCGCGTAAATGCTTCTTACAGCATGGACGTGAGACAATATTACGAAAACGGAAGACTGGTTAAACAAGGAAGCGTTCTTCAAGCCTCACTCATTATCGGTCATGCTCTTTCAAAAAAGATTTTAAAAATTGACCCTGAAACGTTTGCCTGGAAACTTCTCTCGGAAGATTATGAACTGGCAGACAAACCTTTTTACGCTCCGGTGAGATCAAGCCGCGTTTCAAGCTTATTCCAGCTTAATCGCAGACACCCAGTGACGAGAAGACATCAACCGCACAACGGAATTGATTTCGTTGCTCCAAGTGGAACTCCGGTGTACCCGGCCCTTGAAGGTGAGGTGGTGACGATGGCCAGGACACGCTCAAAAGGAAAATTCGTAACGATCCTTCATGACAATGGCTACCAGACGACTTATATCCATTTAAAGAAATTTCAGAAAGGTCTGCGCGTAGGAATGCGTGTGAATATGGAAGATCAGATTGGACAAGTGGGGCGCACTGGATATGCAACGGGAGCTCACCTTCATTTTGGTGTGATTAGAGACGGCTTTTTTGTGAATCCAATCAACCTGGTGAAGAGTTATTGTTATGACCAGAAAGACCAGCATGAGAACATGAACATGGAACAAGAGGACCTTGGGATTTTAGAAGGCGATCTGTTACCTAGTGATGAAGCAGAAGAATAA
- a CDS encoding DASS family sodium-coupled anion symporter, translating to MKLSPVKVIPALIAFVVTCLFWFIIAPPEGVDINAWRLLGIFVGTIVAIIGKALPIGGAAMIGILLVGITQVTNPGEPAKAMGDALSGFSNTLIWLIGIAFFISRGFIKTGLGARVAYYFVKMFGKRTIGISYGLSFAELILSPVMPSNTARGGGVLYPINRSISESMGSLPDEGSRLKVGAFLTLVAYQVNIITSAMFITATAPNPLVTAGIKQVANIEVSWSQWAIAAFVPGLIALLLIPLILYMIYPPQIKNTPNAAALATQKLQEMGPIKLEEWIMIGVFFLLLFIWAGGPALISSDPLFKIDPTAGAFVGLGVLLFSGVLSWDDLLKEKGAWDTVTWFSSLVMMATYLNKLGVIKWFSQLVETSISHWGLSSLQAAVILILIYVFIHYFFASNTAHISALFASFFGVGVALGAPPLMFGLFLGFASSLCASITHYGTGTAPVLFGPGYVTMGEWWKYGFVVTVLNLIIFGLGCAVWWKVLGYW from the coding sequence ATGAAACTATCCCCAGTAAAAGTGATCCCGGCGCTTATTGCGTTCGTGGTAACTTGCCTTTTCTGGTTTATTATTGCCCCGCCTGAAGGTGTCGACATCAATGCCTGGCGCTTACTAGGAATTTTCGTTGGTACCATCGTTGCCATTATCGGTAAGGCCCTGCCTATCGGTGGAGCTGCTATGATTGGTATTCTTCTCGTCGGGATCACTCAGGTGACCAATCCCGGTGAACCGGCCAAGGCCATGGGAGACGCACTAAGTGGTTTCTCAAACACTCTGATCTGGCTTATCGGTATCGCCTTTTTTATTTCTCGCGGATTTATTAAAACAGGCCTCGGTGCACGCGTCGCCTACTACTTCGTCAAGATGTTCGGAAAGCGCACCATCGGTATCAGTTACGGACTTTCATTTGCTGAATTAATCCTTTCTCCTGTTATGCCAAGTAACACTGCTCGCGGAGGTGGAGTCCTTTATCCTATCAACCGTTCGATCTCTGAATCAATGGGCTCACTTCCTGATGAAGGCTCGAGATTAAAAGTTGGGGCCTTCTTAACGTTGGTTGCTTACCAGGTGAATATCATCACTTCAGCAATGTTTATCACTGCGACCGCTCCAAACCCACTGGTCACAGCAGGAATTAAGCAAGTCGCCAATATCGAAGTAAGCTGGAGCCAATGGGCCATTGCTGCTTTTGTACCGGGACTCATTGCCCTTCTTCTTATCCCGCTTATCCTTTACATGATCTATCCTCCGCAAATTAAAAACACTCCAAATGCGGCAGCCCTAGCTACTCAGAAACTTCAAGAAATGGGTCCAATCAAATTAGAAGAATGGATTATGATTGGCGTTTTCTTCTTACTGCTTTTTATCTGGGCCGGCGGTCCTGCTTTAATTTCAAGTGACCCTCTTTTTAAAATTGATCCGACAGCTGGGGCCTTTGTTGGTCTTGGTGTTTTACTTTTCTCTGGTGTTTTAAGCTGGGATGACCTGCTTAAAGAAAAAGGTGCATGGGATACTGTGACTTGGTTCTCGTCACTAGTTATGATGGCCACTTACTTAAATAAACTTGGAGTCATCAAATGGTTCTCCCAATTGGTTGAGACCTCTATTTCTCACTGGGGACTAAGCTCACTTCAAGCGGCCGTGATTTTAATTCTCATTTACGTCTTCATTCATTACTTCTTTGCAAGTAATACAGCCCACATCTCCGCTCTCTTTGCTTCATTCTTTGGCGTTGGTGTGGCCTTAGGTGCACCTCCTTTAATGTTTGGTCTCTTCTTAGGATTTGCATCTTCTCTTTGTGCTTCAATCACTCACTACGGTACAGGAACAGCGCCGGTTCTTTTTGGACCTGGTTATGTCACTATGGGTGAATGGTGGAAATACGGCTTTGTGGTCACAGTGCTTAACCTGATTATTTTTGGATTAGGTTGTGCTGTTTGGTGGAAAGTTTTAGGATATTGGTAG
- a CDS encoding SGNH/GDSL hydrolase family protein: MKKSLLIPSFLILFSSAFAQEAKTILYVGDSHSYGKLGTTIEKNLSQKAARVIMQSSCGATPSTWLGNNKYEKTVCGFWKKDGNEEIRSKEHNTPKFVDELVKYRPDVTIVQLGTNIAAGAKPANARNSIIAMMKAIKDEGSKCIWIGPPDANSKVVTQVKLKETNDLLTSLAKENNCQYVDSLKITKFPADNKEGIHYPPSASAQWGEKVSVQLLELIKDN, encoded by the coding sequence ATGAAAAAATCTCTTCTCATTCCATCTTTCTTAATCCTTTTCTCTAGTGCTTTTGCTCAAGAGGCAAAAACCATTTTATATGTTGGTGACTCTCATAGTTATGGGAAGCTGGGGACGACTATCGAAAAGAATCTTTCGCAAAAGGCTGCACGAGTGATTATGCAATCAAGCTGTGGAGCAACTCCGAGCACCTGGTTGGGCAATAATAAGTACGAAAAGACAGTTTGTGGGTTTTGGAAGAAAGACGGAAACGAGGAAATCAGGTCTAAAGAGCATAACACTCCAAAGTTTGTGGATGAGCTGGTAAAGTATCGTCCTGATGTGACGATTGTTCAACTAGGAACAAATATCGCTGCTGGAGCAAAACCTGCGAATGCTAGAAATAGTATTATTGCCATGATGAAGGCCATTAAAGATGAAGGCAGCAAATGTATTTGGATTGGACCACCTGATGCGAATTCTAAAGTCGTCACACAGGTAAAATTAAAAGAAACTAATGACCTTTTGACTTCTTTGGCAAAAGAAAATAACTGTCAGTATGTCGATAGCTTAAAAATCACAAAATTCCCTGCTGATAACAAAGAAGGCATTCACTATCCACCAAGCGCATCTGCTCAATGGGGAGAAAAAGTGAGTGTTCAGCTTCTAGAATTAATTAAAGACAACTAA
- a CDS encoding DUF2452 domain-containing protein, translating into MSDDKKPKPVDLDNINLDLMKLKVTDMPSLLEYAHTVGGFAITPTNQGAIKSNARSAMVEQTEEQLNIIYEQMKTLAKQVQDIKKRVYISDLIYNVEIPFTPVIGKTYYLYEENTGKRYLSLVSPDEWGKAMDSQVFLAEIRLNADHTWKVIKSTIELS; encoded by the coding sequence ATGTCTGATGATAAAAAACCAAAGCCTGTTGATCTCGATAACATTAACCTTGATTTAATGAAGCTCAAGGTGACCGATATGCCATCACTGCTTGAGTACGCTCATACCGTGGGTGGTTTTGCCATTACCCCGACGAATCAAGGTGCTATCAAAAGTAATGCCCGTTCGGCAATGGTCGAACAAACAGAAGAGCAACTCAATATCATCTATGAGCAAATGAAAACTCTGGCGAAGCAAGTTCAAGACATCAAAAAGCGCGTCTATATTTCGGATCTTATCTACAATGTGGAAATCCCCTTCACACCCGTGATTGGAAAAACCTATTACCTCTATGAAGAGAATACTGGAAAAAGATATCTCTCACTTGTCTCACCAGATGAATGGGGAAAGGCCATGGACTCACAGGTTTTCCTGGCCGAAATCAGGCTCAACGCTGATCACACCTGGAAAGTTATCAAATCGACTATTGAATTGTCTTAG
- a CDS encoding sensor histidine kinase, producing MNNVNRFTLFLFFFVILCGLIVLVGWQWNIQVFKSVLPGFIAMKPNTAIGLIFLAVSSYFFYRQEKISHALGVIAAVFVMLLGLFTLGEYLFNRDFHIDELLYKDMDVIANKWPPGRFAPITGVNFVFISAGLLLHFLNSKKFIKTTQALVTIAWIASIQALIGYISGNSYTFGSAFYTQIALHTSILFIALTSGILLMWRDEGYVKHLSGDNVAGRVGRKLLLAAVVVPPLINILQHHGLKMNLYDADFGVLIRVVGSIVCFAWMAMITGIYLSEVDEKRAIAEQAQKTRTEELQRALMARDDLLSICSHELKTPISSMKLQTQFVQYQMEKDIEHTISPKKMSEILGQFDNQLNRLTKLIEDMLDFSRLNGGRFKLNKEEFNLNKLILDMLESYKAQLKINQCELNLSIDSEKPLIVFWDNGRIEQLVENLLTNAIKYGNHQPIELSIFQEKQNTCIQIRDHGMGIDSCDFKRIFEPYERAISANKISGLGLGLYISRKIAEAHGGSIRVESVAGVGSTFTATIPTRMINELEGNLSYAG from the coding sequence ATGAATAATGTTAATCGCTTTACATTATTTCTTTTTTTCTTTGTCATCTTATGTGGCCTGATTGTGCTGGTAGGATGGCAATGGAATATTCAGGTTTTTAAATCTGTTTTACCTGGATTTATTGCAATGAAGCCAAACACGGCAATTGGTTTAATCTTCCTTGCAGTGTCTAGTTACTTTTTTTACAGGCAAGAAAAAATCTCTCATGCCCTGGGTGTAATCGCTGCTGTCTTTGTTATGCTTTTGGGCTTGTTTACTTTAGGAGAATATCTTTTTAATAGAGACTTTCATATAGATGAATTGCTCTATAAAGACATGGACGTGATCGCTAACAAATGGCCTCCTGGAAGATTTGCACCCATTACGGGAGTGAATTTTGTTTTTATTAGCGCAGGACTTCTTCTGCATTTTTTAAATTCCAAAAAATTTATAAAGACAACACAGGCCTTGGTGACTATTGCCTGGATCGCTTCTATTCAAGCATTGATTGGTTATATCAGTGGCAATTCATATACGTTTGGCTCCGCTTTTTACACACAGATTGCTCTCCATACATCAATTCTCTTTATAGCTTTGACGTCTGGAATACTGCTTATGTGGCGGGATGAAGGCTATGTTAAACACTTGTCTGGCGACAATGTGGCAGGCAGAGTCGGAAGAAAACTTCTCTTGGCCGCTGTAGTTGTCCCACCATTAATAAATATCCTTCAGCACCATGGACTTAAAATGAACCTGTATGATGCGGATTTTGGAGTCTTAATTAGAGTGGTTGGAAGCATTGTTTGTTTTGCATGGATGGCGATGATCACCGGAATATACCTCTCTGAAGTTGATGAAAAAAGGGCCATTGCTGAACAGGCGCAAAAAACCAGAACAGAAGAGCTGCAAAGAGCACTGATGGCCCGGGATGATCTCTTGAGTATTTGCTCTCATGAGCTGAAAACACCAATATCCAGCATGAAGTTGCAAACTCAGTTTGTACAGTATCAAATGGAAAAAGATATTGAACACACTATTAGTCCTAAAAAGATGAGCGAAATTTTAGGGCAATTCGATAATCAACTCAACCGTTTAACTAAGCTCATCGAAGATATGCTGGATTTCAGTAGATTAAATGGGGGAAGATTTAAATTAAACAAAGAAGAATTCAACCTAAACAAACTCATTCTGGATATGCTCGAGAGCTACAAAGCACAACTTAAAATCAATCAATGCGAATTAAATCTTTCTATTGACTCAGAAAAACCACTCATTGTTTTTTGGGATAATGGACGAATAGAACAGCTAGTAGAAAATTTGCTGACCAATGCAATCAAATACGGGAATCATCAACCAATTGAATTAAGTATTTTTCAAGAAAAGCAAAACACATGCATTCAAATCCGAGATCATGGAATGGGGATTGATTCGTGCGATTTTAAACGTATTTTTGAACCTTATGAACGTGCTATTTCCGCCAATAAAATTAGCGGTCTTGGTTTAGGGCTTTATATTTCCCGAAAAATTGCCGAAGCTCATGGAGGAAGTATCAGAGTCGAAAGTGTGGCCGGCGTAGGCTCCACTTTTACAGCGACAATACCAACGAGAATGATAAATGAATTAGAAGGTAATTTAAGTTATGCAGGCTAA
- a CDS encoding response regulator, with the protein MQAKKILLVEDDLDIRENMAMVLEYEKYEVLQAENGVEAIKQLEVHKNNLPVIILLDLFMPVMNGREFLDVIDARIDEPFNKIPVILITACEQSAREDLNSRTAAVMRKPLDLKVFLSLLSTVGSRYSAA; encoded by the coding sequence ATGCAGGCTAAAAAAATTTTATTAGTAGAAGATGATCTCGACATTCGTGAAAATATGGCAATGGTCCTGGAGTATGAAAAGTATGAAGTTTTACAGGCCGAAAATGGGGTTGAGGCCATAAAGCAGTTGGAAGTGCATAAGAATAATTTACCAGTGATAATACTGCTGGATCTTTTTATGCCGGTGATGAATGGAAGGGAATTTTTGGACGTCATTGATGCGAGGATTGATGAGCCTTTCAACAAAATCCCCGTTATCCTGATTACTGCCTGTGAACAAAGTGCAAGGGAAGATCTTAATTCAAGGACAGCGGCAGTAATGAGAAAACCTCTGGATTTGAAAGTTTTTTTGAGCCTGTTGTCGACAGTCGGAAGTAGATATTCAGCGGCCTAA
- a CDS encoding extracellular catalytic domain type 1 short-chain-length polyhydroxyalkanoate depolymerase, whose translation MKLMIALLSLTLFSPYIEAQSLRERIRERVKERMAKREEAKPAPETNINSEEKITKPGDYTLSFSHNGITRMYKLHVPSHYTGAAAPLLIALHGGGGDMSYQSNDKLYKQISKSEELGFIVAFPNGYSKFNSCKFATWNAGKCCGDARDKNIDDVGFIKEMIAKISSQLNVDKNKIFATGMSNGGMMSYRLACELSDTIRGIAAVAGTDNTINCNPKNPISILHIHAKNDDHVLFNGGSGKSLSENKEKVTEFVSVPVTVAKWVKLNGCSETPKRVLDKSGAYCDLYSGCKGGAEVQLCVTETGAHSWPGGEKIRRGAQETSKAISANDVMWDFFKSK comes from the coding sequence ATGAAGTTAATGATCGCTCTTTTATCACTGACTCTTTTTTCTCCATACATTGAAGCGCAGTCTCTTCGCGAACGAATCAGAGAACGAGTCAAAGAGCGCATGGCCAAAAGAGAAGAGGCCAAACCTGCACCTGAAACAAATATAAATTCAGAAGAAAAGATCACTAAGCCTGGAGATTATACACTTTCATTTTCTCACAATGGGATCACGCGCATGTATAAGCTTCATGTGCCTTCTCATTATACGGGGGCCGCTGCTCCTTTGTTGATCGCTCTTCATGGTGGTGGTGGAGATATGTCTTATCAATCAAATGATAAACTTTATAAGCAAATTTCTAAATCAGAAGAACTAGGCTTTATTGTTGCTTTCCCCAACGGCTACAGTAAATTTAATTCCTGTAAATTTGCGACATGGAATGCAGGAAAGTGTTGTGGAGATGCCCGCGATAAAAATATTGATGACGTTGGCTTTATTAAAGAGATGATTGCCAAGATTTCTTCTCAGCTCAATGTGGATAAAAATAAGATCTTTGCGACCGGAATGTCTAATGGTGGGATGATGTCTTATCGCCTGGCCTGTGAATTATCAGATACAATAAGAGGCATTGCCGCCGTCGCTGGAACGGACAATACAATCAATTGCAATCCTAAAAATCCTATTTCTATCCTGCATATTCATGCCAAAAATGATGATCACGTTTTATTTAACGGAGGCTCAGGCAAAAGCTTATCGGAGAATAAAGAGAAAGTGACGGAGTTTGTTTCTGTGCCTGTTACAGTTGCAAAATGGGTGAAGCTGAACGGATGTAGTGAGACACCAAAGAGAGTTTTGGATAAAAGTGGAGCGTATTGTGATCTTTATTCGGGATGCAAGGGTGGGGCGGAGGTTCAGCTTTGCGTGACTGAAACAGGAGCGCATTCATGGCCCGGAGGAGAGAAGATTAGAAGAGGGGCACAAGAGACGTCAAAGGCGATTTCGGCCAATGATGTGATGTGGGATTTTTTTAAGAGCAAGTAA
- a CDS encoding DUF1653 domain-containing protein — protein sequence MTMKLGLYKHYKGKHYQVLGICKHSETLEDLVLYETLYENEQSRLWVRPVAMFLERIVVDGKELPRFEYIGDRKSNQRM from the coding sequence ATGACAATGAAACTGGGCCTCTATAAGCATTATAAGGGAAAACATTATCAAGTTCTCGGCATCTGCAAACATTCAGAGACACTTGAAGACTTAGTACTCTATGAAACTCTTTACGAAAACGAGCAGTCGCGTTTATGGGTGCGTCCCGTGGCAATGTTTCTTGAGAGGATTGTCGTTGATGGCAAGGAGCTCCCTCGCTTTGAGTATATTGGAGATAGGAAATCTAATCAGAGGATGTAA